A stretch of the Macaca mulatta isolate MMU2019108-1 chromosome 16, T2T-MMU8v2.0, whole genome shotgun sequence genome encodes the following:
- the MYCBPAP gene encoding MYCBP-associated protein isoform X10 — protein MKKVVSKQSPPKLIGRCPPRAGRRLLRTQWRPLAGGRARGRRGGGAASVSRGRAVQGHAHRRDGTMKSLKKDSRLKITPARLLEAAESFKEKKRAKGPEQPTPPIQEEPEPVSNVLQGDDILALAIKKEDLKEQHIPRLTEKEDKRVITQKFIIRKLKPTDPRRKVCHLVARPANPDAATKPLDYSGPGDSFDGSDQILPHHILGSLQDFKRIALARGNTRLAELIPTSPCLMTLISAKGESKQKAPKEEKRPPWAPPPQHNFLKNWQRNIALRKKQQEALSEHLKKPISELLMHTGETYRRIQEERELIDCTLPTRRDRKSWENSGFWSRLEYLGDEMTGLVMTKTKTQRGLMEPITHIGKPHSIRVETGLPAQRDASYRYTWDRSLFLIYRRKELQKIMAELDFSQQDIDGLEVVGKGQPFSAVTVEDYTVFERSQGSSSEETTYLGTLASSSDVPMPILGPSLLFCGKPACWIRGSNPQNKRQVGIAVHLTFETLEGEKTSSELTVVNNGTVAIWYDWRRQHQPDTFQDLKKNRMQRFYFNSREGVILPGETKTFTFFFKSLTAGIFREFWEFRTHPTLLGGAVLQVNLHAVSLTQDVFEDERKVLESKLMAHEAVTIVHEVLQEVLMGVLTPERTPSPVDAYLTKEDLFRHRNPQLHYEHQVVQSLHELWRQYMTLPPNAEEARPGDKEHISSIATEKASVNAELLPRFRSPTISEPQVPQPENEALRESGSQKARVGTKSPQQKSIMEEILVEESPDVDSAKSPWEPDGLPLLEWNLCLEDFRKAVMVLPDENQREDALMRLNKAALELCQKPRPLQSNLLHQMGLQLWRDVIDSLVSHSLWLRSLLGLPEKETIYLNVPEEQDQKSPAIMEVKVPVGKVGKEERKGAAQEKKQLGIKDKEDKKGARDRPNSKKHRAKDDKKVIKSTSRDRFSLEDPIPDINLPSQEPIDPLVMEKYTQRLHSEVKGSTQQPFPRLPPASFILFSLQTISAHSIMVEAELLQEGHPRV, from the exons AAAAGAAACGGGCAAAGGGACCTGAACAACCCACACCCCCAATTCAGGAAGAGCCTGAACCTGTTAGCAATGTCCTACAAGGAGATGACATTCTTGCTTTGGCCATTAAGAAGGAAGACTTGAAGGAG caacaTATTCCTCGCCTTACTGAAAAGGAAGATAAACGCGTCATTACCCAGAAATTTATCATCCGTAAACTCAAACCCACGGATCCTAGGAGGAAGGTCTGCCACCTTGTAGCACGTCCTGCAAATCCCGATGCAGCCACAAAGCCTCTGGACTACTCTG GTCCCGGTGACAGCTTCGATGGCAGTGACCAGATCCTGCCCCACCACATCTTGGGGAGTCTCCAGGACTTTAAGAGAATTGCACTTGCTCGAGGGAACACCCGG CTGGCTGAGCTGATACCTACCTCACCCTGTCTGATGACCCTCATCTCTGCTAAAGGAGAGTCAAAGCAAAAAGCcccaaaagaagagaagagacctcCCTGGGCCCCACCTCCTCAGCacaactttctgaaaaactggcaGCGTAACATAGCCCTGCGGAAGAAGCAGCAGGAAGCCCTCAGTG AACACCTAAAGAAGCCAATCAGTGAGCTGCTCATGCACACTGGGGAGACCTACAGACGGATCCAGGAGGAGCGGGAGCTCATTGACTGCACACTTCCAACGCGGCGTGATAGGAAA AGCTGGGAGAACAGTGGGTTCTGGAGTCGACTGGAATACTTGGGAGATGAGATGACAGGTCTGGTCATGACCAAGACAAAAACTCAGCGTGGCCTTATGGAGCCCATCACTCACATCGGGAAGCCCCACTCCATCCGGGTGGAGACAG GATTACCAGCCCAGAGGGACGCTTCATACCGCTACACCTGGGATCGGAGTCTATTTCTGATCTACCGACGCAAGGAGCTGCAGAAAATCATGGCAGAGCTGGATTTCAGCCAGCAG GATATTGATGGCCTGGAGGTGGTGGGTAAAGGGCAGCCCTTCTCAGCTGTTACTGTGGAAGACTACACAGTGTTTGAAAGAAGTCAGGGAAGCTCCTCTGAAGAGACAACATACTT AGGCACATTGGCAAGTTCCTCTGATGTCCCCATGCCTATTCTCGGCCCTTCTCTTCTGTTCTGTGGGAAGCCAGCTTGCTGGATCAGAGGCAGTAATCCACAGAACAAG AGGCAGGTCGGGATTGCTGTTCACTTGACCTTTGAAACCCTAGAAGGCGAGAAAACCTCCTCAGAACTGACTGTGGTCAATAATGGCACCGTGGCCATTTGGTATGACTGGCGACGGCAGCACCAACCGGACACTTTCCAAGACCTGAAGAAAAACAGGATGCAGCGATTTTACTTTAACAGCCGGGAAG GTGTGATTCTGCCTGGAGAAACTAAAACCTTTACCTTCTTCTTCAAGTCTTTGACTGCTGGGATCTTCAGGGAATTTTGGGAGTTTCGAACCCATCCTACTCTATTAGGAGGTGCTGTGCTGCAAGTCAATCTCCATGCAGTCTCCCTGACCCAGGATGTTTTTGAGGATGAGAGGAAAGTACTGGAG AGCAAACTGATGGCCCATGAGGCAGTCACCATCGTTCACGAAGTGCTGCAGGAGGTGCTGATGGGGGTCTTGACCCCGGAGCGCACACCATCACCTGTGGATGCCTATCTCACCAAGGAAGACTTGTTCCGGCACAGGAATCCTCAG CTGCATTACGAGCACCAAGTGGTGCAAAGCCTGCATGAACTGTGGCGCCAGTACATGACTCTGCCCCCCAATGCTGAGGAGGCCAGGCCAGGGGACAAGGAGCACATCAGCTCCATAGCCACAGAGAAGGCCTCTGTGAATGCTGAGCTCTTACCGCGCTTTAGGAGCCCCACCATTTCTGAACCTCAAGTGCCCCAGCCTGAGAATGAGGCCCTCAGGGAATCCGGATCCCAGAAGGCCAGAGTGGGAACCAAGAGTCCTCAGCAGAAGAGCATCATGGAGGAGATCCTGGTGGAGGAAAGCCCAGATGTGGACAGCGCCAAGAGCCCCTGGGAGCCGGATGGCCTTCCCCTGCTGGAGTGGAATCTCTGCTTGGAGGATTTCAGAAAG GCAGTGATGGTGCTCCCTGATGAGAACCAGAGAGAGGATGCGCTGATGAGGCTCAACAAAGCAGCCCTGGAGCTGTGCCAGAAGCCAAGGCCATTGCAGTCCAACCTCCTGCACCAGATGGG TTTGCAGCTATGGCGAGATGTGATTGACAGCCTGGTGAGCCATTCCCTGTGGCTGAGGTCTCTGCTGGGCCTGCCTGAGAAGGAGACCATCTATTTGAATGTGCCTGAAGAGCAAG ATCAAAAATCACCTGCCATCATGGAAGTGAAGGTACCTGTGGGGAAAGTTGGGAAGGAGGAGCGGAAAGGAGCAGCCCAGGAAAAGAAGCAACTGGGGatcaaagacaaagaagacaagaaaggaGCCAGG GACCGTCCCAACAGCAAGAAGCACAGGGCAAAGGACGACAAGAAAGTCATAAAATCTACAAGTCGGGACAGGTTTTCCTTGGAAGACCCTATCCCTGACATCAACCTCCCTTCTCAAGAACCCATAGACCCCCTGGTCATGGAGAAATACACCCAGAGGCTGCACAGCGAGGTGAAGGGAAGCACCCAGCAGCCATTCCCCCGCCTCCCACCTGCCTCATTCATTCTGTTCAGTCTGCAAACAATAAGTGCCCACTCCATCATGGTGGAAGCAGAGCTGCTTCAGGAAGGGCATCCTCGTGTGTGA
- the MYCBPAP gene encoding MYCBP-associated protein isoform X2, with amino-acid sequence MKKVVSKQSPPKLIGRCPPRAGRRLLRTQWRPLAGGRARGRRGGGAASVSRGRAVQGHAHRRDGTMKSLKKDSRLKITPARLLEAAESFKEKKRAKGPEQPTPPIQEEPEPVSNVLQGDDILALAIKKEDLKEQHIPRLTEKEDKRVITQKFIIRKLKPTDPRRKVCHLVARPANPDAATKPLDYSGPGDSFDGSDQILPHHILGSLQDFKRIALARGNTRLAELIPTSPCLMTLISAKGESKQKAPKEEKRPPWAPPPQHNFLKNWQRNIALRKKQQEALSEHLKKPISELLMHTGETYRRIQEERELIDCTLPTRRDRKSWENSGFWSRLEYLGDEMTGLVMTKTKTQRGLMEPITHIGKPHSIRVETGLPAQRDASYRYTWDRSLFLIYRRKELQKIMAELDFSQQVSVASMPQSEASWGSACLQSALLTFLRLSEDIDGLEVVGKGQPFSAVTVEDYTVFERSQGSSSEETTYLGTLASSSDVPMPILGPSLLFCGKPACWIRGSNPQNKRQVGIAVHLTFETLEGEKTSSELTVVNNGTVAIWYDWRRQHQPDTFQDLKKNRMQRFYFNSREGVILPGETKTFTFFFKSLTAGIFREFWEFRTHPTLLGGAVLQVNLHAVSLTQDVFEDERKVLESKLMAHEAVTIVHEVLQEVLMGVLTPERTPSPVDAYLTKEDLFRHRNPQLHYEHQVVQSLHELWRQYMTLPPNAEEARPGDKEHISSIATEKASVNAELLPRFRSPTISEPQVPQPENEALRESGSQKARVGTKSPQQKSIMEEILVEESPDVDSAKSPWEPDGLPLLEWNLCLEDFRKAVMVLPDENQREDALMRLNKAALELCQKPRPLQSNLLHQMGLQLWRDVIDSLVSHSLWLRSLLGLPEKETIYLNVPEEQDQKSPAIMEVKVPVGKVGKEERKGAAQEKKQLGIKDKEDKKGARDRPNSKKHRAKDDKKVIKSTSRDRFSLEDPIPDINLPSQEPIDPLVMEKYTQRLHSEVKGSTQQPFPRLPPASFILFSLQTISAHSIMVEAELLQEGHPRV; translated from the exons AAAAGAAACGGGCAAAGGGACCTGAACAACCCACACCCCCAATTCAGGAAGAGCCTGAACCTGTTAGCAATGTCCTACAAGGAGATGACATTCTTGCTTTGGCCATTAAGAAGGAAGACTTGAAGGAG caacaTATTCCTCGCCTTACTGAAAAGGAAGATAAACGCGTCATTACCCAGAAATTTATCATCCGTAAACTCAAACCCACGGATCCTAGGAGGAAGGTCTGCCACCTTGTAGCACGTCCTGCAAATCCCGATGCAGCCACAAAGCCTCTGGACTACTCTG GTCCCGGTGACAGCTTCGATGGCAGTGACCAGATCCTGCCCCACCACATCTTGGGGAGTCTCCAGGACTTTAAGAGAATTGCACTTGCTCGAGGGAACACCCGG CTGGCTGAGCTGATACCTACCTCACCCTGTCTGATGACCCTCATCTCTGCTAAAGGAGAGTCAAAGCAAAAAGCcccaaaagaagagaagagacctcCCTGGGCCCCACCTCCTCAGCacaactttctgaaaaactggcaGCGTAACATAGCCCTGCGGAAGAAGCAGCAGGAAGCCCTCAGTG AACACCTAAAGAAGCCAATCAGTGAGCTGCTCATGCACACTGGGGAGACCTACAGACGGATCCAGGAGGAGCGGGAGCTCATTGACTGCACACTTCCAACGCGGCGTGATAGGAAA AGCTGGGAGAACAGTGGGTTCTGGAGTCGACTGGAATACTTGGGAGATGAGATGACAGGTCTGGTCATGACCAAGACAAAAACTCAGCGTGGCCTTATGGAGCCCATCACTCACATCGGGAAGCCCCACTCCATCCGGGTGGAGACAG GATTACCAGCCCAGAGGGACGCTTCATACCGCTACACCTGGGATCGGAGTCTATTTCTGATCTACCGACGCAAGGAGCTGCAGAAAATCATGGCAGAGCTGGATTTCAGCCAGCAGGTTAGTGTGGCCTCCATGCCCCAGTCAGAAGCCTCTTGGGGCAGTGCCTGTCTTCAGTCAGCTCTTCTAACCTTTCTCCGTCTCTCGGAGGATATTGATGGCCTGGAGGTGGTGGGTAAAGGGCAGCCCTTCTCAGCTGTTACTGTGGAAGACTACACAGTGTTTGAAAGAAGTCAGGGAAGCTCCTCTGAAGAGACAACATACTT AGGCACATTGGCAAGTTCCTCTGATGTCCCCATGCCTATTCTCGGCCCTTCTCTTCTGTTCTGTGGGAAGCCAGCTTGCTGGATCAGAGGCAGTAATCCACAGAACAAG AGGCAGGTCGGGATTGCTGTTCACTTGACCTTTGAAACCCTAGAAGGCGAGAAAACCTCCTCAGAACTGACTGTGGTCAATAATGGCACCGTGGCCATTTGGTATGACTGGCGACGGCAGCACCAACCGGACACTTTCCAAGACCTGAAGAAAAACAGGATGCAGCGATTTTACTTTAACAGCCGGGAAG GTGTGATTCTGCCTGGAGAAACTAAAACCTTTACCTTCTTCTTCAAGTCTTTGACTGCTGGGATCTTCAGGGAATTTTGGGAGTTTCGAACCCATCCTACTCTATTAGGAGGTGCTGTGCTGCAAGTCAATCTCCATGCAGTCTCCCTGACCCAGGATGTTTTTGAGGATGAGAGGAAAGTACTGGAG AGCAAACTGATGGCCCATGAGGCAGTCACCATCGTTCACGAAGTGCTGCAGGAGGTGCTGATGGGGGTCTTGACCCCGGAGCGCACACCATCACCTGTGGATGCCTATCTCACCAAGGAAGACTTGTTCCGGCACAGGAATCCTCAG CTGCATTACGAGCACCAAGTGGTGCAAAGCCTGCATGAACTGTGGCGCCAGTACATGACTCTGCCCCCCAATGCTGAGGAGGCCAGGCCAGGGGACAAGGAGCACATCAGCTCCATAGCCACAGAGAAGGCCTCTGTGAATGCTGAGCTCTTACCGCGCTTTAGGAGCCCCACCATTTCTGAACCTCAAGTGCCCCAGCCTGAGAATGAGGCCCTCAGGGAATCCGGATCCCAGAAGGCCAGAGTGGGAACCAAGAGTCCTCAGCAGAAGAGCATCATGGAGGAGATCCTGGTGGAGGAAAGCCCAGATGTGGACAGCGCCAAGAGCCCCTGGGAGCCGGATGGCCTTCCCCTGCTGGAGTGGAATCTCTGCTTGGAGGATTTCAGAAAG GCAGTGATGGTGCTCCCTGATGAGAACCAGAGAGAGGATGCGCTGATGAGGCTCAACAAAGCAGCCCTGGAGCTGTGCCAGAAGCCAAGGCCATTGCAGTCCAACCTCCTGCACCAGATGGG TTTGCAGCTATGGCGAGATGTGATTGACAGCCTGGTGAGCCATTCCCTGTGGCTGAGGTCTCTGCTGGGCCTGCCTGAGAAGGAGACCATCTATTTGAATGTGCCTGAAGAGCAAG ATCAAAAATCACCTGCCATCATGGAAGTGAAGGTACCTGTGGGGAAAGTTGGGAAGGAGGAGCGGAAAGGAGCAGCCCAGGAAAAGAAGCAACTGGGGatcaaagacaaagaagacaagaaaggaGCCAGG GACCGTCCCAACAGCAAGAAGCACAGGGCAAAGGACGACAAGAAAGTCATAAAATCTACAAGTCGGGACAGGTTTTCCTTGGAAGACCCTATCCCTGACATCAACCTCCCTTCTCAAGAACCCATAGACCCCCTGGTCATGGAGAAATACACCCAGAGGCTGCACAGCGAGGTGAAGGGAAGCACCCAGCAGCCATTCCCCCGCCTCCCACCTGCCTCATTCATTCTGTTCAGTCTGCAAACAATAAGTGCCCACTCCATCATGGTGGAAGCAGAGCTGCTTCAGGAAGGGCATCCTCGTGTGTGA